The DNA sequence AACCGATAACCAATCGATACCTGAAGATTGAAACCGAAATTGACACGATAACCAAAATGGACAGTTCTCGGTTAACTGAGAACCGAATTTTTCAGTTTGGTCATCGGGTAACTGACTAATCGATGACTGAATTCACAACCCTTGGTAGTATGATTTACTCATTTAAGTATGGTCTAGTAAATACAGCAAGGTATGATCAATGTAGTTTCAAactattgattaattttgaatttattggagaaagattataaattactattatcCTTCAATCTTCCAATTactcaatattttttcaatcacaCAAAATAAGTCATCTTAATAACTCGAAGAAGCAAATTCTCGTTTCACCGAATTCTACTTTTCAATCATAAATTATCAACCATATTTATTGAGCTCATGTTTAAGtgatgtgaatttttttttttcatatcattCTCAATATCTCATATAAATAACATATGTTATTTTGCAGGATGTCTCAACTAGCGTTTGTAGTCCAACGGTTAGGATAATTGCCTTCCAAGCAATAGACCCGGGTTCGACTCCCGGCAAACgcatcttttaatttaattatgaccttTTATTGCATTAGTCTTGATTATCATGTGTTCATTTTTCATAGTTGGCCATctcaattataaaatctttcataaaaatttaaacaaatgtGTATCAAAATCATCTTGTACTCGCAAATAAGAGCGTTTCTCATACGAGCAAATAATTACAGACCATTACTTATGTtaagggagtagtatatattcattcatttatttatttatccacCATTATTATCATCTGCACTGAGAAAAAGGTAATGTTGCGAATAAtcacttttattaaatagAGTTAAATTACTCGTTTTCATTGCctcttctttattcttttGGATTTAGCGCGCATATTTCATTGTGTTTACACTCTTGTAATTATCCCCATTTTgtctaataaattaatcaatcgATCActtttatactagtactatataatttggAGTGGAAATTATTGTCTTATGATTCAAAACATAATGATTAACCATAAAAGTTATAGtaagtggagtagtatttaagtatatttgcAAATGGAGACAGGCTGCTCCATAAAGTTATTTAGCAAGATCTATTtgttcataaatataattttttttgtaatagtAAGGAATTTTGCATAATAATTTACACAACGtatcaaaaacaaattcaatgaTATCATACAAAggataaaaattttaaaaattgatagagGTTAAATCTCGTTGGCATTGTTTGGTGGCTATGTTACGGTAAGATAATGAGATTTATCCGTCTAAACGGTGTGTTTAGTAGCAATGTtacatttttatatggttCGTGTCTTGTATCCGGCCCGCATGAAGCGCGCTGAAAAAcctagtagtatatttttactaaataacTAACTTCTAATTTGGTCAAGGTACAAATCTTGTATCAGATATTGAACCTGAACGGTATTAATAGAAAAACATTATTACCCTCTAAAATTTGGCTGtcataattattttccttatttataCTATCATAATTAAGGTAATTTAGGCTATCATATTTAGGATATAATTTAGGATAGTTTGTAACACTAtcataggaaaaaaaaaaaatcattgatTTAGACTATGAATGTATGAtagcattatatatattcaaattaatttttatatttaaaaataaaataattttataacatatatattcaaataaatttttatttaattattttgtatagCCCTCCCGTagtttgtttccttttttcagtaaactttctaaaataaatatacgtGAGGTATATAAATTATCAATGCGATAACAATAAAACCATTTATCTTaacatatgaaaaataataaaataaagtaaacatTTTTGTTATTGAAATGTTAAGTActacattataaataatataatcgTAACGATGAAGCATTTTTTGCgctatctttttatttttgtaatatttttccttcattaaataaccaaaattaaatgtgtgaatattttcaattttaaattaccaGGAAATATTAATCTATATACTATATGTTCAGTAGTAGTAATAACTTTGGAAAACTGAATCTTTTCCtaaatgattcaattattcaaaGCAGGGGCGGAGCCAAGAATTAAAATGAGGAGGGgcaaaaaattatgtatagcaaaaaattgaataattgagaAGGGGCATTTAAGAAGAAATTCCAACAAACAtgcaaatttgaagaaatattaGTACATGTACAAATTTTAGaggaggggcaaatgccccaccAAAGGTCCATGTGGCTACGCCCCTGATTCAAAGGATTAATTTGTCATATATTAACTTATACAAAATAAGTAACAATCGTAAATATgctttaaatatgaaatagtactagtattaagtAACTTATCtctaaattaatatcaataatatatctatatatatccaCATTCCCCACCATATCAGTTtactactactcctactattatAAAAGTCCCATTTAATTTCACCAAATCCTCAAGATTCCCATGACAAATCAACCATTAGCGGCGCCGCCGCACACCACCGCAACCGACCTCCCAAcaaccgccgccgccgccgcccccaAAACCAAGTCAAAAAAGCTAACCCTCATCCCCCTCATCTTCCTCATCTACTTCGAAGTCGCCGGCGGCCCCTACGGCGAGGAGCCGGCCGTGCAAGCCGCCGGCCCCCTCTTCGCCATCCTCGGCTTCCTCATCTTCCCCTTCATCTGGAGCATCCCCGAAGCCCTCATCACGGCCGAGCTCTCCACCgccttccccggcaacggcggcTTCGTCATTTGGGCCGACCGCGCCTTCGGCCCATTCTTCGGCTCCTTAATGGGCACTTGGAAATTCCTCAGCGGCGTCATCAACATCGCCGCCTTCCCCGCCCTCTGCATCGACTATTTAAAGCGGATTTTCCCCATTTTCGGATCTGGAAAACCTAGAACCCTCGCGATTTTGATCTCCACCGCGATTCTCTCCTTTCTCAACTACACCGGCCTAGCAATCGTCGGCTATGTCGCCGTCGGATTAGGCGCAATCTCCCTCGCTCCGTTTCTAATCATGTCCGGAATCGCAATCCCGCAGATCCAGCCGCGGCGGTGGATCAGCCTAGGGCAGAAAGGAGTGGATAAGGATTGGAATTTGTTCTTCAATACTCTGTTCTGGAACCTCAATTTTTGGGATAACGTTAGCACCATGGCAGGGGAGGTCGAGAATCCGAGGAAAACCTTCCCGTTAGCGTTATTCTGCGCGGTGATTTTCACTTGTTTAGGCTACATCATCCCTCTCGTCGCCGTCACCGGCGCAATCGAAGCCGACCAGAGCCTCTGGGAGACCGGATTCATGGCGGACGCGGCGAGGATGATCTCTGGCCAGTGGCTGAAGCTCTGGATCGAGATCGGAGCGGTTTTATCCGCGATCGGGCTGTTCGAGGCACAGCTGAGCAGCAGCGCGTATCAGGTTTTAGGAATGGCGGAATTAGGATTCCTGCCGAGGTGGTGCGGCGTGAGATCGAAGTGGTTTGGCACGCCGTGGGTGGGGATCGTGGCGTCGACGGCGATAGCGGTGGGGGTTTCGTTCATGAGCTACACGGATATTGTGGCGTCGGCGAATTTTTTGTATAGTTTGGGGATGCTTCTGGAATTCGGGGCGTTTCTGTATCTGAGGGTGAAGATGCCGAAGCTGAAGCGGCCGTATAAGGTGCCGTTTGCGCTGTGGGTGCTGGTGGTGATGTGCTTGGTGCCGTCGGGGTTTCTGGTGTACATAATGGTGATAGCGAAGAAGACGGTGTTTATAGTGAGCGCGGGGATGACGGCAGCCGGGGTGGCTTGGTTTTTTCTGATGAGGCTTTGCCAGTCGGAGGGGTGGTTTAAGTTTGAGAGAGTGCTGgggaaagaagaagaggaggaatAACGATGATGAAGCTTGGGGCAGCGCAGTTAGTTCAGGAAGGACAGTTGCATATTCTTAACTCATTAAACAGAATGTTTTCATGCAAGTATACATAGAATGATGATGCATTTTCTGATTGAACAATGAACAACACAATGTTTCCATCTTTTGAATTGTGAAATATACAATCTTACTTAGTCTTCaccattgaatattttaagtatattgctattttaaaatatctaatgtattaattgacttattttattacattctactaattttttttcactttcatctttttttagttttaaaatttatgttagttAAAATGGAATCTTTATTTACGAGCTAGAGAAATACTATATGACATGAAAGATTTATTTATAAGgaaaattgttgtttttattttaaatatttgtcacttaacaaaagaaaattatgataaattattcGAGGAATTCGATAGTTTTTATGTACTATATTCCATGGTGTGAAGCAATATTCTAACAATTATATCTCGCCATTATGAATGATTGTATAGGAGTATCACTTAATACTTTAGAGAGTACTGATGACtttttgacataaaatttaactaaCACATCAAAATCAACGTTGACGATTCTACCCATCGAGAAAAGCACCTTTCTTTTTATAGTTAATAAAGTCATACGTTAATAAACTAAAGAGTCAAACTACAAAAATGTCCATGGACTATgagtttatctcgcccatagtctctggactttaaaaatatcgtcagtAGTTCCTGGattaagggtttatctcgaaattggtccttttggctttttttttgTACGAAAATGCCattttgaggggttttggaGGGTTTGAGCAATTTGGTccttttacacttttaacattttaaatatgatattatttcagttatgtactaaatttgatattatttcaaaattatcattcttcttcccttttgtcatccttaactttgtttctttattttaatagtagatttaattttacaaaattttaaattttaatttttaaatatcaataaatttttttaatcacacaaattattaaataaaaaaaattaatagtgttaatcaatatttgaaagtatataatatttaatcaatatgaCAACgacttagttttaatcaatatttaatagctttaatcataaatatatcatataacacgatttattctgaaataaatatgcatctaatgtaagactaatataatttttgtttattaatttgaaaacaatcaaaatttactaataattttcaacaaaaatactcctatataaaaattttagtaggatcaaatttttagtcaacttcataatattcaatcacaagcaattattataacaaccgaacgaaggctaaatagaataactcttatttttccatcatgattaatattatttgtgtgtacttcaattcagctgaatattatattaaataacaaaaattaatagttttaatcaatatttataatgtcCATGAATTagtagtttaattaaaaattttattgatatttaaaaattaaaatttaaaatttaattttataaaattaaatataatattgaaataaaaaaaacaaagtgaaggatgacaaaatggaagaagaatgacaattttgaaataatatcaaatttagtacataactgaaataatatcagattcaaaatgttaaaagtgtaaaaagaccaaattgcccaaaaccCTCAAAACCCCTAAAAAGGACATTTtcgtacaaaaaaaaaatcaaaatgaccaatttcgagataaaaccttagtccagggactactggcgatatttttaaaatacagggactatgggcgaaataaacccatagtccaaggaccatttttgtagttcactctaaactAAATTACCGTTGGGATCTAATCGAAAATATACTTTAGATTTAGAGTGAATTGATTctgaatttaataatttagagtTCACTGATTCtgaaaaatgcaatttattaagtttctaaatttaataatttagagtTAATTGATTCtgaaaaatgcaatttattgaGTTtctaaacttaaaagaatattatggttctgaaaaatgcaatttattaaGTTTCTAagttttaaaagaatattattgtaaatacttttaatttaaagttaattgattcttaaaaatgcaatttattaagtttctaaatttaaaagaatattattgtaaatatctaaaaaaacGCAATATATCTTTtgaagtcatttttctttccttttctatcCTAAGATTTTAAAAGATACAAATGTCAAATtccttttatcttttattacCTTTATCTTActcttatttctttattttttatttttatttttctaaccTCTCTTCTCACTCATCTCTCATCGATTTTCATGCCactatttattgatatttgagATTTTTCCATCCAAATATTCATGATTTATTGCTGTATAAGCGTTgcgatgtgtgtgtgtgtgtttgcaACGTGTGTTGCACCAAGTGCATGTGTTAAACGGTTatgtttttcatattttttattgatatcatAGACCATGCCCAAGTGAAGGTCATGGACCACACTCTTATTTTAACAATTGGTGACTATGTCTAGGGTCGAGCCTTGTCGGCTCTACGAACTTCTTGTTAGGGGGAAATGACTAGATTAATGTTGATTTTTATCTCATCGTGTGCTTTGTTAAATTGTACTATTGATTATTGAATATGCACGGTTGAAACTTTTCATATTCatatcattattttcaaaacCAACGTTATTTTCTTATGTAGTGTATTTACATTTGTTAATttccacaaaataatttttattaactcaTAATACCAGGCTAAGTTAAGGAGCAAAAAGGATTGAGTAAATCGGGcttcaatttgattttagcTCAAACAAATAGTGGAGTACTAACATATACCACTATGGAAATTGATATCTCATCTCAATGTCAAATTACGAGCAATTTGGGCCAcctctttttattaattattcccTCGAGTTAATTTAACTAACTTGCTTTACcaaaagttttattaattatagtgCAAGACCATTGTTTATTGTGCTCAAAATTATAGTGCAAGACCATTGTTTATTGTGCTCAAAATTGATTGCAACTCGCCAGGTTTTATGTAAACCTTACTTTTGAAGCATCTTAAGGGGATATAATCAACATGAAATAAGTCAATACACAATTTTATGCAATAACAATCatagcatatatatatacttggTAATTATCAATCCCTTCGTCCGCCATTCAATTTACTCTTTCCGTCCCAGCTAAGATTACATATTTCTTAgttgacacgagattttagaaagTGTTGGttaatatgtttaattgtagaaggaaaatgTGGGTtggatagagagagagagaggtgaaatatatttactttgtGGCACTCAAAATATCCACTTTACATATTTAGAAACAAATTCATCTCTCCTCATTAAACTATTCAATCACATTTAGGCAAAATACATTCTTAGGTCCTTATGCTTTagtcaaaatgttcattaggtccttgtacaattttttcattttaataggtccttatacttttcataatatttttatcaggtcctcgtacaatttttcattttagtaggtccttatacttttatcataactttCATTAAGGCCTtgtacaatcttttattttagggattttttaacatttatcttggatagtaaactaaatttaattaaacttaatgaactttttaaaattccattatttaacttagcatagtctataaagataatatcatcttgttatccaataatctcaataagttgtagagaataataaaaagattaaccgTGATGATTGGAGATTAAAATCGaagttttttttagaataacaATCCGAATTTtctattgattatttatatttatattgaaagatacgtttccctgaatatttataatcataagataagttaaataataaaattaaaagtttcattaaatttaatttaatataaattattatctaagataaaagtaaaagaatattttaaaagacctaataaaagttataatcaaagtataaggatctattaaaacgaaaaaattgtacgaggatgtgatgaaatttatgagaaaggtACAAAGActtattaaaacgaaaaaattgtacgaggacctaatgaacattttgattaaagtataaggacctaagaatgtgttttgcctCACATTTATCACTCTATTATATCATACTCAACTACTACACCTAAATCTTGTGCCATTGAACAATAAAGaatatggatattttgaatgggacagagggagtactttttccaaaaataaaaatgtgttattttatttgggacaaaataaaaagaaaaatgtgttatcttaatagaaatggagagagtaatatattttggaatttacactagtattaaattttccattttacttttattaattttaataaataaaatgtacattCTACCCACTCATAtcactcatatttttctaatccgtatagtatataaatataattttatactacattTTCTAAAGTTCATGTAGGTGAAAGtgggaaaataaatacttctactactactacatatATTGACCAACAAttggggaaaaaataaaagaaaataatccGGAGTAAAAGAAAGCGATGAcaatagttaaataaattgtCAAAATATGGGTTCTTTAGAAATGACAAGTAATTGAACCAAATTAATATATGTTCGCAACTTGGGCAGCGATCTATCCACGAAGTCGATggcaatttaaataaattgacaaTATATGGGATATctagaaaagagaaataaaataattgtaacaaataaaatatttattcgcAACTTGTGCAGTGATCAATAGTATCCTCCTACACAAATTGTATcctactaataataaaaaatgtatccTATAATCCTGTTGCCCCCtaaatggagaaaaatacttatgaataataatttagtactattatattgtcatacttttttattctttatttatttttttagaatatggTACGTTGGATTACAAGGAAGTACTCAagtgcaaactctaaatattgtataaacttCAAATCATGATGCTAAAAAATGTtaacagatgataaaataatggtaataaaaaatatcaacataatatcAACGGTTAATGATGATATTACTATGCTGATATTTTCTTTGcaactattttattatctattgacattttctaacggtccatatcataatttgaaattttgtacCATGTatagaattttcattttatcactacttTATAATGTACTCCCTCAGTTCCGGTTGAGTcggacacatgttttaaaaaagtgtttgaaagtgtaataaataaatattgtagtggatgttgggttTGCTTTTAAttgaatgtgtaataaataaatgttgtagtggatgttaagacccatttttaatatttttttacttattttgtagatattttttattagtttattttaactgggactcctaaaatggaataccctgaattgattaatcgaaACTCCTagaatgggacagagggagtatatcctCAGTCCAAACCCACGTTACCACGAAACTAGATATAGCGAATCAAGTTTGATGATTTGATATATTATCAAATCATATGAATTGATCGCAAGCGACCCAATTTCATTGTCCAATCATATCATATTTCAACTCTTCCACCTAACCAATATGTCTATTCTCTTTAATCAGTCATTCGATCATTACACATGCAATAATTTGATAGGCCGATCGTGGCGGTTGTTATCGTGTCTTTGCCCCATATCGTATCTTTGCTCCATACGTATATGGCgaatatgacaaaaaaaaatgcaacttTTTTATAACATCCATACCCGAATTATAAATTCTGCATAGCAACATATTGTATTGTTATTATTCCTTTGGCAGTACagacatatttattttaggaatattatagaaatgttaattttttttttaattatacggagttgatataattatatatagtattaaaattatttattatatactcttTCCGTCTTCTAATAAAAGTCATAGTATTTGGTTtcagcacgggttttaagaaatgtaaagaaaaaaatagattgaaTATGTTAGTGGTatatgagtctcatttatatatattggtggaacgtgagacctact is a window from the Salvia hispanica cultivar TCC Black 2014 chromosome 1, UniMelb_Shisp_WGS_1.0, whole genome shotgun sequence genome containing:
- the LOC125204721 gene encoding probable polyamine transporter At3g13620; this encodes MTNQPLAAPPHTTATDLPTTAAAAAPKTKSKKLTLIPLIFLIYFEVAGGPYGEEPAVQAAGPLFAILGFLIFPFIWSIPEALITAELSTAFPGNGGFVIWADRAFGPFFGSLMGTWKFLSGVINIAAFPALCIDYLKRIFPIFGSGKPRTLAILISTAILSFLNYTGLAIVGYVAVGLGAISLAPFLIMSGIAIPQIQPRRWISLGQKGVDKDWNLFFNTLFWNLNFWDNVSTMAGEVENPRKTFPLALFCAVIFTCLGYIIPLVAVTGAIEADQSLWETGFMADAARMISGQWLKLWIEIGAVLSAIGLFEAQLSSSAYQVLGMAELGFLPRWCGVRSKWFGTPWVGIVASTAIAVGVSFMSYTDIVASANFLYSLGMLLEFGAFLYLRVKMPKLKRPYKVPFALWVLVVMCLVPSGFLVYIMVIAKKTVFIVSAGMTAAGVAWFFLMRLCQSEGWFKFERVLGKEEEEE